From the genome of Bosea sp. Tri-49, one region includes:
- a CDS encoding SDR family oxidoreductase: MNISGNTILITGGGSGIGRALAEAFHKAGNQVVIAGRREALLHEVTSANPGMEALLLDIQDKDDVAAFARQAVESFPALNVVIHNAGIMRSEAVTASDFLDTAEETITTNLLGPIRLTAALLPHLLAQKRAAILTVSSGLAFVPLATTPTYSATKAAIHSWSMALREQLKATSVEVIEIAPPYVQTELLGPQQAVDPTAMPLAEFTAEVMALLESAPASGEIIVERCKPLRFAAENGQIAAVFAQLNAQHG, from the coding sequence ATGAACATCAGCGGCAACACCATCCTCATCACCGGCGGCGGCTCGGGCATCGGCCGGGCGCTGGCCGAGGCCTTCCACAAGGCCGGCAACCAGGTCGTCATCGCCGGCCGGCGCGAGGCTCTGCTTCACGAGGTGACCTCGGCCAATCCAGGCATGGAGGCGCTCCTGCTCGACATCCAGGACAAGGACGACGTCGCCGCCTTCGCCAGGCAGGCGGTCGAGAGCTTCCCGGCGCTCAATGTCGTCATCCACAATGCCGGCATCATGCGCAGCGAGGCGGTCACGGCCAGCGATTTCCTCGACACGGCCGAGGAGACCATCACGACCAACCTGCTCGGGCCGATCCGGCTCACCGCCGCTTTGCTGCCGCATCTGCTGGCGCAGAAGCGCGCGGCGATCCTGACCGTTTCCTCCGGCCTCGCCTTCGTGCCGCTGGCGACGACGCCGACCTACAGCGCCACCAAGGCGGCGATCCATTCCTGGTCGATGGCACTGCGCGAGCAGCTCAAGGCGACATCGGTCGAGGTCATCGAGATCGCACCTCCTTATGTCCAGACCGAACTGCTCGGCCCGCAGCAGGCGGTCGATCCCACGGCGATGCCGCTGGCCGAGTTTACCGCCGAGGTGATGGCGCTGCTCGAAAGCGCCCCGGCCTCGGGCGAGATCATCGTCGAGCGCTGCAAGCCGCTGCGCTTCGCCGCCGAGAACGGCCAGATCGCCGCGGTCTTCGCCCAGCTAAACGCGCAGCACGGCTGA
- a CDS encoding AraC family transcriptional regulator: MDLISQGDALQEMPLREGEHARLFTAARFSGLECLSAKFSTHTYSPHAHETYAVGTILSGCELWHARGRTLFARTGDLVFNHPLDVHDGAPSEGGYRYRMTYPTIELMREVAISLTGDQTIGTPFFPEPTVQDPEGSALFSEAHRALEEGGDALAGEEGLLRAYAWCLARHADLSVREIGREHGPIAQAKALLEQRYDEDLSLADLTQRSGLPRHHLIRAFRRETGLTPHAYLVDVRIRRARERLRRGESPGAVAAATGFCDQAHLTRAFKARLGVTPGVFRAAHHG; this comes from the coding sequence ATGGATCTGATCAGCCAAGGCGATGCATTGCAGGAGATGCCGCTCCGGGAGGGCGAGCACGCCCGCCTGTTCACGGCGGCGCGCTTCTCCGGGCTTGAATGCCTGTCGGCGAAGTTCTCGACCCATACCTATTCGCCGCACGCCCACGAGACCTATGCAGTCGGCACGATCCTGTCGGGTTGCGAGCTCTGGCATGCGCGCGGCCGCACCCTCTTCGCCCGCACCGGCGATCTCGTCTTCAACCACCCGCTCGATGTCCATGACGGCGCCCCCAGCGAGGGCGGCTATCGCTACCGGATGACCTATCCGACGATCGAGTTGATGCGCGAGGTCGCAATCTCGCTCACCGGCGACCAGACCATCGGCACGCCCTTCTTCCCCGAGCCGACCGTGCAGGATCCGGAAGGCTCGGCCCTGTTCTCGGAGGCGCACCGCGCGCTGGAGGAGGGCGGGGATGCGCTTGCCGGCGAAGAAGGTCTGCTGCGCGCCTATGCCTGGTGCCTGGCGCGTCATGCCGATCTCTCGGTGCGCGAGATCGGGCGCGAGCACGGCCCGATCGCGCAGGCGAAGGCGCTGCTCGAGCAGCGCTATGACGAGGATTTGTCGCTCGCCGATCTGACGCAACGCTCGGGCTTGCCGCGGCATCATCTGATCCGTGCCTTCCGGCGCGAGACCGGGCTGACGCCGCATGCCTATCTCGTCGATGTCCGCATCCGTCGCGCCAGAGAGCGGCTGCGGCGTGGCGAATCCCCCGGCGCGGTCGCGGCCGCCACCGGGTTCTGCGACCAGGCGCATCTGACCCGCGCCTTCAAGGCGAGGCTCGGCGTGACGCCGGGCGTCTTCCGCGCCGCCCATCACGGCTGA
- a CDS encoding PLP-dependent cysteine synthase family protein: MRPVMDSVVDAIGGTPLVRLDRLTRHIGVSGTILAKLDYLNPGFSKKDRAALGIIEEAERTGSLKPGQTVVELTSGNMGTGLAIVCGIRGYPFIAVMSKGNSEERARMMRALGAEVVLVDQLPGAVPGQVSGGDLDLVDREAKRITRERDAFRADQFHRDGNWLAHYRTTGPELWEQSGGTIDVFVDFIGSGGSYAGVTRALKERSPAVHCYVVEPAGAAAAAGETVSRPDHPIQGGGYAMADLAFLKDVPVDGYLQVSGDEARETTRLLARHEGIFGGFSAGANVAAALQLLRGAEAGKTIAVIVCDSGLKYLSTDLWG, translated from the coding sequence ATGCGCCCCGTGATGGATTCCGTCGTCGATGCCATTGGCGGCACACCGCTCGTCCGGCTTGATCGCCTGACGCGGCACATCGGCGTCAGCGGAACCATCCTCGCCAAGCTCGACTATCTCAACCCGGGCTTCTCGAAGAAGGACCGGGCCGCGCTCGGCATCATCGAGGAGGCGGAACGCACCGGCTCGCTGAAGCCCGGTCAGACGGTGGTCGAGCTGACCTCCGGCAATATGGGCACGGGGCTTGCGATCGTCTGCGGGATCAGGGGCTATCCCTTCATCGCGGTGATGTCGAAGGGCAATTCGGAGGAACGGGCGCGGATGATGCGGGCGCTCGGGGCCGAGGTGGTGCTGGTCGACCAGCTGCCCGGCGCGGTGCCGGGGCAGGTCTCGGGCGGCGATCTCGACCTCGTCGACCGCGAAGCCAAGCGGATCACCAGGGAGCGCGACGCCTTCCGCGCCGACCAGTTCCATCGTGACGGCAACTGGCTGGCGCATTACCGCACGACCGGACCGGAGCTCTGGGAGCAGAGCGGCGGCACGATCGACGTTTTCGTCGACTTCATCGGCTCGGGCGGTAGCTATGCCGGAGTGACCAGAGCGCTGAAGGAGCGCAGCCCGGCGGTCCACTGTTATGTGGTTGAGCCGGCCGGCGCCGCCGCCGCGGCGGGCGAGACGGTCTCAAGGCCGGATCACCCGATCCAGGGCGGCGGCTATGCGATGGCCGATCTCGCTTTCCTGAAGGATGTGCCGGTCGATGGCTATCTGCAGGTCAGCGGAGATGAGGCACGCGAAACGACGCGGCTGCTGGCGCGCCATGAGGGGATATTCGGCGGGTTTTCGGCCGGGGCGAACGTCGCGGCGGCGCTGCAGCTGCTGCGTGGGGCTGAGGCGGGCAAGACGATCGCCGTCATCGTCTGCGATTCCGGGTTGAAGTACCTGTCGACGGATTTGTGGGGCTGA
- a CDS encoding 50S ribosomal protein L11 methyltransferase, which produces MREGLLPSTVATVLELETSGDKARALTELLGEVFDPTETAVSAFEVETGVTTLSLNAPWKVEIYFATHPDEDAVRDMLRPIVGDSIDSTPFTTVNQKDWVAASLEGLQPVRAGRVLVHGSHDRDAVKVNDVAIEIAAALAFGTGHHGTTAGCLLALDAELKKRRPRNAIDVGTGTGILALALAKQVKRKVVAGDIDAIAVEVSARNARINHAPQALDLYVAPGLRHAKANRPRHFDLIFANILAGPLRKLAPAIARALSNDGTVILSGLLEMDVAGVVSAYRHQGLALAKRSSREGWATLVMKRGGAAARPRRLY; this is translated from the coding sequence ATGCGCGAAGGCCTCCTGCCATCGACGGTCGCGACCGTCCTCGAACTCGAAACCAGCGGCGACAAGGCACGCGCCTTGACCGAGCTCTTGGGCGAGGTCTTCGACCCAACCGAGACCGCCGTCTCCGCCTTCGAGGTCGAAACAGGCGTCACCACGCTCTCGCTGAACGCGCCGTGGAAGGTCGAGATTTATTTCGCGACCCACCCGGACGAGGACGCAGTGCGCGACATGCTGCGCCCGATCGTCGGCGACAGCATCGATTCCACGCCCTTCACCACCGTCAACCAGAAGGACTGGGTCGCGGCTAGCCTCGAGGGCCTGCAGCCGGTCCGCGCCGGCCGCGTCCTCGTCCATGGCTCGCATGACCGCGACGCGGTGAAGGTCAACGATGTCGCCATCGAGATCGCGGCGGCGCTCGCCTTCGGCACTGGCCATCACGGCACCACAGCCGGCTGCCTGCTGGCGCTCGATGCCGAACTGAAGAAGCGCCGGCCGAGAAACGCCATCGATGTCGGCACCGGCACCGGCATCCTGGCGCTGGCGCTCGCCAAGCAGGTCAAGCGCAAGGTCGTCGCCGGCGATATCGACGCGATTGCGGTCGAGGTCTCGGCTCGCAATGCCCGGATCAACCACGCGCCGCAGGCGCTCGACCTCTATGTCGCCCCCGGCCTGCGCCACGCCAAGGCGAACCGGCCGCGCCATTTCGACCTGATCTTCGCCAATATCCTCGCCGGCCCGCTGCGCAAGCTCGCGCCCGCGATCGCTCGCGCCCTGTCGAACGACGGCACGGTGATCCTGTCGGGATTGCTGGAGATGGACGTCGCCGGCGTGGTCTCGGCCTATCGCCATCAGGGGCTGGCGCTGGCCAAGCGCTCCTCGCGCGAGGGCTGGGCGACCTTGGTCATGAAAAGAGGCGGCGCAGCCGCCAGGCCGCGCCGCCTCTACTAG
- a CDS encoding winged helix-turn-helix transcriptional regulator — protein sequence MATMHKRSEEIPPVSKAVESLVRQVIAQVADKWTMLVLEALEEHGTLRFTECGRIVGGISQKMLTKTLREMERDGLVIRTVHPVIPPHVDYTLTELGRELSAAFCGVWTWAETYYAEVSAARRAFREREER from the coding sequence ATGGCGACCATGCACAAGCGCAGCGAGGAGATCCCGCCTGTCTCGAAGGCGGTGGAATCGCTGGTGCGCCAGGTGATCGCGCAGGTCGCCGACAAATGGACGATGCTGGTGCTGGAAGCACTGGAAGAGCACGGCACGCTGCGCTTCACCGAATGCGGGCGGATCGTCGGCGGCATCAGCCAGAAGATGCTGACCAAGACGCTGCGCGAGATGGAGCGCGACGGGCTGGTCATCCGGACCGTCCATCCGGTGATCCCGCCGCATGTCGACTACACGCTGACCGAGCTCGGCCGCGAGCTCAGCGCGGCGTTCTGCGGAGTCTGGACCTGGGCCGAAACCTACTACGCCGAGGTCTCGGCGGCGCGGCGGGCGTTCCGCGAGCGGGAGGAGAGATAG
- a CDS encoding aminopeptidase P family protein, translating into MTDSPAKTACRFQSFSEPSDPSQVAPRVAALRVALAKQGLDGFIIPRADEHQGEYVPAHMARLAWLTGFTGSAGNAIVLADKAALIVDGRYTIQSAAQTDTSVVTPTKMEETPLDKWVEANLPAGGKLGYDPWLHTVDGVAKLEKAVSAAGGMLVPVTPNPIDALWSDRPAPPTAPVKAHPAAYAGESSADKLARIQKELAKAKVDALVLSDPHALAWTFNIRGGDVEHTPLPLGYAIVPREGRPTVFLAPEKITNEAGDAIGALGEIAPPQALEQQLKALGAAKAKVRLDSSTAASALATLIQDAGGTPDAGADPIALMKAKKNEAELNGSRRAHLRDGAAIVRFLSWLAREAPKGQLTEIDAVAALEAERLKTGELRDVSFTTIAGAGPNAALPHYRVTEASNRRIEPGIFLVDSGGQYEDGTTDITRTMAVGEPTAEMRDRYTRVLKGHLAISRAVFPKGTSGAQLDAFARAPLWQAGLDFDHGTGHGVGSYLSVHEGPQRLSKLGTTPLEPGMILSNEPGYYKEGAYGIRIENLIIVEERQIPGAERTMYGFETVTWCPYEQALIDLSLLDEGELAWINAYHAQVWSNLAPLVDGEAKAWLEQACLPL; encoded by the coding sequence ATGACCGATTCCCCAGCCAAGACCGCCTGCCGCTTCCAGTCCTTCTCCGAGCCGAGCGACCCGTCGCAGGTCGCACCGCGCGTCGCCGCCTTGCGCGTCGCCCTGGCGAAACAGGGACTCGACGGCTTCATCATCCCGCGCGCCGACGAGCACCAGGGCGAATATGTCCCCGCCCATATGGCGCGCCTCGCCTGGCTCACCGGCTTCACCGGCTCGGCCGGCAACGCCATCGTGCTCGCCGACAAGGCCGCGCTGATCGTCGACGGCCGCTACACCATCCAGTCGGCGGCGCAGACCGATACGAGCGTCGTGACGCCCACCAAGATGGAGGAGACCCCGCTCGACAAATGGGTCGAGGCCAATCTGCCAGCCGGCGGCAAGCTCGGCTACGATCCCTGGCTCCACACCGTCGATGGGGTCGCCAAGCTGGAGAAGGCCGTCTCGGCGGCAGGCGGCATGCTCGTCCCGGTAACGCCGAACCCGATCGATGCGCTCTGGAGCGACCGCCCTGCCCCGCCGACAGCTCCGGTCAAGGCGCATCCGGCCGCCTATGCCGGCGAGAGCAGTGCCGACAAGCTAGCCCGCATCCAGAAGGAGCTCGCCAAGGCCAAGGTCGATGCGCTGGTGCTCTCCGACCCGCACGCGCTGGCCTGGACCTTCAATATCCGCGGCGGCGATGTCGAGCACACGCCGCTGCCGCTCGGCTATGCGATCGTGCCGCGCGAGGGCCGCCCGACCGTCTTCCTCGCCCCGGAGAAGATCACCAACGAGGCCGGCGACGCCATCGGCGCCCTCGGCGAGATCGCCCCGCCGCAGGCGCTCGAACAGCAGCTCAAGGCGCTCGGCGCCGCCAAGGCCAAGGTCCGGCTCGATTCCAGTACCGCCGCCTCGGCGCTGGCGACGCTCATCCAGGATGCCGGCGGCACCCCGGACGCCGGCGCCGACCCGATTGCCCTGATGAAGGCGAAGAAGAACGAGGCCGAGCTGAACGGAAGCCGCCGGGCCCACCTGCGCGACGGCGCGGCCATCGTCCGCTTCCTGTCCTGGCTGGCGCGCGAGGCGCCCAAGGGGCAGCTGACCGAGATCGACGCCGTGGCGGCCCTGGAAGCCGAACGGCTGAAGACCGGCGAATTGCGCGACGTCTCCTTCACCACCATCGCCGGCGCCGGTCCGAATGCAGCTCTGCCGCATTACCGCGTCACCGAGGCGAGCAACCGCCGGATCGAGCCCGGCATCTTCCTGGTCGATTCCGGCGGGCAATACGAGGACGGCACCACCGACATCACCCGCACCATGGCGGTTGGCGAGCCGACGGCCGAGATGCGCGATCGCTACACCCGCGTGCTCAAGGGCCATCTCGCGATCTCGCGCGCGGTCTTCCCGAAAGGCACGTCGGGCGCCCAGCTCGACGCCTTCGCTCGCGCCCCACTCTGGCAGGCCGGACTCGATTTCGACCATGGCACCGGCCATGGCGTCGGCAGCTATCTCTCGGTGCATGAGGGGCCGCAGCGCCTGTCCAAGCTCGGCACCACCCCGCTCGAGCCCGGCATGATCCTCTCGAACGAGCCCGGCTACTACAAGGAAGGCGCCTACGGCATCCGCATCGAGAACCTGATCATCGTCGAGGAGCGCCAGATCCCCGGCGCCGAGCGGACCATGTACGGCTTTGAGACGGTGACCTGGTGCCCCTATGAGCAGGCGCTGATCGACCTCTCATTGCTCGACGAGGGCGAACTCGCCTGGATCAACGCCTACCACGCTCAGGTCTGGAGCAACCTCGCGCCATTGGTCGATGGCGAGGCCAAGGCCTGGCTGGAGCAGGCGTGTCTGCCGTTGTGA
- a CDS encoding SDR family oxidoreductase, which translates to MPTGALAGRVAVITGAGRGLGTALAISLSEAGCRPILCGRNPAGLAATAAMIRERTGIEPAFVALDLADAASVQAAGQAIATSVGGIDILINNGAMWLEARSEPYSAEEVLGVVNAAVTGTFLLTQALLPALKRSACPDIVTIGSISGLPNAALQSVSVPFYAAKHGQAALADGFRQMLAGTPIRSIAIHPPYLDDMLPGDADWQASPQRAKGSRASNRDVVEAVIFALTRPRHVTLSITLDADDGGQFPHAAGD; encoded by the coding sequence ATGCCGACCGGGGCGCTCGCAGGCCGCGTGGCGGTGATCACCGGGGCCGGGCGCGGGCTCGGCACCGCGCTTGCGATCTCCCTCTCCGAAGCTGGCTGCCGCCCAATCCTCTGCGGCCGCAATCCGGCTGGGCTGGCGGCGACAGCAGCGATGATCCGCGAGCGAACCGGAATCGAGCCGGCATTCGTTGCGCTCGACCTCGCCGATGCCGCCAGCGTCCAAGCAGCCGGCCAGGCCATCGCTACCAGCGTCGGCGGCATCGACATCCTGATCAACAACGGCGCGATGTGGCTGGAAGCGCGATCGGAGCCCTACTCCGCCGAGGAGGTGCTCGGCGTCGTCAATGCGGCTGTTACCGGCACCTTCCTCCTGACCCAGGCGCTGCTGCCGGCGCTGAAGCGCTCGGCCTGCCCGGACATCGTCACCATCGGCTCGATCAGCGGGCTGCCCAATGCCGCCTTGCAGAGCGTCTCGGTCCCCTTCTACGCCGCCAAACATGGGCAGGCGGCGCTCGCCGACGGCTTCCGCCAGATGCTCGCCGGCACGCCGATCCGCTCGATCGCGATCCACCCGCCCTATCTCGACGACATGCTGCCGGGCGACGCCGACTGGCAGGCGAGCCCGCAACGGGCCAAAGGCAGCCGCGCCAGCAATCGCGACGTCGTCGAAGCCGTGATCTTCGCCCTGACACGGCCGCGGCACGTCACCCTGTCGATCACACTCGACGCGGATGACGGCGGACAGTTTCCGCACGCGGCGGGAGACTGA
- a CDS encoding AzlD family protein, which translates to MTVDPINLAAFLGMALVTYLTRIAGLALVGRLNLSPRAQAAFDAIPPAVLIAVIAPSALATGWPETVAALVSGLAATRLPLLGVVAVGVATVVALRMVA; encoded by the coding sequence ATGACCGTTGATCCGATCAATCTCGCCGCCTTCCTCGGCATGGCGCTGGTGACCTATCTCACCCGCATCGCTGGTCTGGCGCTGGTCGGCCGGCTCAATCTCTCGCCGCGGGCGCAGGCTGCGTTCGATGCGATCCCGCCGGCCGTGCTGATCGCCGTGATCGCGCCGAGCGCGCTCGCGACCGGTTGGCCGGAAACGGTCGCGGCTCTTGTGTCAGGGCTGGCGGCGACGCGGCTGCCGCTGCTCGGCGTGGTTGCCGTCGGCGTCGCGACCGTGGTTGCCTTGCGCATGGTGGCCTGA
- a CDS encoding MFS transporter, translated as MSDSLSATADAELVGIAPAERTDAAWPAVFALAMGVFALVSAEFLPASVLTSIAADLSISVGAAGQTVTVTSLVGVAAAIFTPIVTSRFDRRLVLWSLLSLLALSSLVTALANGFVMLLAARFLLGLALGGFWSMAPALTLRLVPAQSVPRALALISAGVSAAFIGGGPLGAYLDSLIGWRMVFGLSAGLAGVALLALLATMPALPPQTAPRLGTLGILLARPSIRLMLISVLVIISGQFTGFTYIRPFLEHAPQLGVTAITVVLLGYGLGNVVGNFAGGAVAGRGVKLAIVSFALAIGVLALVMLQFGASPIVAGIAVALWGFAFGFAPVGFQTWMVRVAADHAESASGLVTAAFLVAIASGAVLGGLLVNHVGGLGPIGYMAVATLAGALLVLVAGKEPPRP; from the coding sequence ATGTCGGATTCCTTGTCAGCCACAGCCGATGCCGAGCTCGTCGGCATCGCGCCCGCAGAACGCACAGACGCCGCCTGGCCGGCGGTGTTCGCGCTCGCCATGGGTGTGTTCGCGCTGGTCAGCGCCGAATTCCTGCCCGCCAGCGTCCTGACCTCGATCGCCGCCGATCTCTCGATCAGCGTCGGCGCCGCCGGACAGACCGTCACAGTGACCTCGCTGGTCGGCGTCGCCGCGGCGATCTTCACGCCGATCGTCACCAGCCGCTTCGACCGGCGGCTGGTGCTCTGGTCATTGCTGTCGCTGCTTGCCTTGTCGAGCCTGGTCACTGCGCTGGCCAACGGCTTCGTCATGCTGCTGGCGGCGCGCTTCCTGCTCGGCCTTGCGCTGGGCGGCTTCTGGTCGATGGCGCCGGCGCTGACGCTGCGGCTCGTGCCGGCGCAGTCCGTGCCGCGGGCGCTGGCGTTGATCTCGGCCGGCGTCTCGGCCGCCTTCATTGGTGGCGGGCCGCTCGGGGCCTATCTCGATTCCCTGATCGGCTGGCGCATGGTCTTCGGGCTCTCGGCCGGGCTTGCCGGCGTCGCCCTGCTGGCGCTGCTGGCGACGATGCCAGCCCTGCCGCCGCAGACGGCGCCGCGGCTGGGCACGCTGGGGATCCTCCTCGCGCGACCGAGCATTCGGCTGATGCTGATCTCGGTGCTCGTCATCATCTCCGGGCAGTTCACTGGTTTCACCTATATCCGGCCCTTCCTCGAGCATGCGCCGCAGCTCGGCGTCACGGCGATTACTGTCGTGCTGCTCGGCTACGGTCTCGGCAATGTCGTCGGCAATTTCGCCGGCGGGGCCGTCGCGGGGCGCGGCGTCAAGCTCGCGATCGTCTCCTTCGCGCTGGCGATCGGCGTGCTGGCGCTTGTCATGCTCCAGTTCGGCGCTTCGCCGATCGTGGCGGGAATTGCGGTCGCGCTCTGGGGCTTCGCCTTCGGCTTTGCGCCGGTCGGCTTCCAGACCTGGATGGTGCGCGTCGCGGCCGACCATGCCGAATCGGCGAGCGGCCTCGTGACGGCGGCCTTCCTCGTCGCGATCGCCAGCGGTGCGGTACTCGGCGGCCTCTTGGTCAACCATGTCGGCGGCCTCGGCCCGATCGGCTACATGGCAGTGGCGACGCTCGCCGGCGCGCTGCTGGTGCTCGTCGCCGGCAAGGAGCCCCCGCGTCCCTGA
- a CDS encoding AzlC family ABC transporter permease, with amino-acid sequence MSWKTEARAGLNDIWPAALAAVPIGLLFGALAAGKGLSPLEVFLMSVLVFAGGAQFAAVELWASPAPIVALVFSTALINARHILMSASIAPKLKGFSTAQLFGGLYYMADENWALAEKRARSHPVTPAYWFGMIVPFVAGWLTTSTTGAIIGAALGDPKRYGADFAFTALFIALTAAFWKGRVTAWTVAAAGLASALAYKLAGPPWHVLAGALCGLAAAWIAAGDLAGKPVESPAE; translated from the coding sequence ATGAGTTGGAAAACAGAAGCCCGTGCAGGGCTCAACGACATCTGGCCGGCGGCGCTCGCCGCGGTGCCGATCGGCCTGCTCTTCGGCGCACTCGCCGCCGGCAAGGGGCTGTCGCCGCTCGAAGTCTTCCTGATGAGCGTGCTGGTCTTCGCCGGCGGGGCGCAGTTTGCCGCGGTCGAGCTCTGGGCAAGCCCAGCGCCGATCGTTGCGTTGGTGTTCTCGACGGCGCTGATCAATGCCCGCCACATCCTGATGAGCGCTTCGATCGCGCCGAAGCTGAAGGGCTTCTCGACAGCGCAGCTCTTCGGCGGGCTCTACTATATGGCCGACGAGAACTGGGCGCTGGCCGAGAAGCGGGCCCGCAGCCATCCGGTCACGCCGGCCTACTGGTTCGGCATGATCGTGCCCTTCGTCGCTGGCTGGCTGACGACCTCGACGACGGGTGCGATCATCGGCGCCGCGCTCGGTGACCCCAAGCGCTATGGCGCCGACTTCGCCTTCACAGCCCTTTTCATCGCGCTGACCGCCGCGTTCTGGAAGGGCCGGGTGACCGCCTGGACTGTTGCCGCGGCCGGTCTTGCCTCGGCGCTGGCCTACAAGCTCGCCGGGCCGCCCTGGCATGTGCTGGCGGGCGCGCTCTGCGGCCTTGCGGCTGCCTGGATCGCTGCCGGCGACCTCGCCGGGAAACCTGTCGAAAGCCCGGCCGAATGA